In Aegilops tauschii subsp. strangulata cultivar AL8/78 chromosome 3, Aet v6.0, whole genome shotgun sequence, one genomic interval encodes:
- the LOC120961853 gene encoding LOW QUALITY PROTEIN: G-type lectin S-receptor-like serine/threonine-protein kinase SD2-5 (The sequence of the model RefSeq protein was modified relative to this genomic sequence to represent the inferred CDS: substituted 1 base at 1 genomic stop codon) has translation MDPRCSTGLVVMWMLAVTNLWMACKGTTQRQFLLPGFRASPDDYLDKNRIFLLSNGSVFGFGFVGAPESTADNTTFLLAVVHLGTTCVVWVANADSPVSPSGSSFVFDKDGNAYLESAAGPTIWIANTSGEGASMRLLDSGNLQVLNGDSNSPSLWSSFKYPTNTLVSGQSFIDGMPPLKSMSYRLEIKSGDMMLYYTGLEKPQPYWSASMDPRLVAVKEGAIYCANLGSASWNFYDQLGSHVSHLNISYGESDADAGANETLTTAVLGNDGSISFSALPTGSGRSTLPLGIPPDSCDVPASCGPYSICINGTGCHCSSALSSFPNCNLXELWPHKNPTEFQLAQLDSGVGYIGTSFASPDVAKTNITGCKDTCMANCSCVAMFFNQTSGDCFLFDQIGSLQKKAGDRTVLTTFVKIPNHVSGQGGRHTVIIVATVVGPLAFIGVLIYVGLYIYRWTSTQDQEEGYGYLHTMAGAPTRFTYKELQAATNNFSDKLGEGGFGSVYLGTLPDGSHIAVKQLEGVGQGEKEFRSEVTIIGSIHHIHLVKLRGFCTEGVHRLVAYEYMANGSLHRWIFASEEDDAPVLDWDTRFYIALGTAKGLAYLHQDCESKIIHCDIKPENVLLNDNFTAKVSDFGLAKLMSREQSEAFTTLRGTRGYLAPEWITNCAVSDKSDVYSYGMVLLEIISGRRSFNRVEVSEKAHFPPFAFKKMEEGDICTIFDAKLKYDRDDDRMDRAIKVALWCIQEDFHQRPSMSKVVQMLEGVCDVPRPPTCSQTGSMFHVTGHKSSGAIPSAVQLSEAR, from the exons ATGGATCCCCGGTGTTCCACGGGCTTGGTTGTAATGTGGATGCTTGCGGTAACCAACCTCTGGATGGCCTGCAAAGGTACTACTCAAAGACAATTCCTGCTGCCAGGGTTCAGGGCCTCTCCGGATGACTACCTCGACAAGAACAGGATCTTCCTCCTGTCCAACGGCTCTGTTTTCGGGTTCGGTTTTGTTGGCGCGCCAGAGAGCACGGCCGACAACACGACCTTCcttctcgccgtcgtccacctagGCACCACTTGTGTCGTCTGGGTCGCCAACGCCGACTCACCCGTCTCTCCTTCGGGGAGTAGCTTCGTGTTCGACAAGGATGGCAACGCCTACCTGGAGTCTGCCGCAGGACCCACCATCTGGATCGCCAACACCTCTGGCGAGGGCGCCTCCATGCGGCTGCTGGACTCCGGCAACCTCCAAGTGCTCAACGGAGATAGCAACTCGCCTTCTCTGTGGTCCAGCTTCAAGTACCCAACCAACACACTCGTTTCAGGCCAGAGCTTCATCGACGGCATGCCGCCCCTCAAGAGCATGTCGTACAGGCTTGAGATCAAATCGGGGGACATGATGCTGTACTACACGGGGCTGGAGAAAC CCCAGCCCTACTGGTCTGCGAGCATGGATCCCAGGCTGGTCGCCGTCAAGGAAGGTGCCATATACTGTGCGAACCTCGGCTCAGCTTCCTGGAACTTCTATGATCAATTGGGGTCGCATGTATCTCATCTTAACATTTCATATGGTGAGAGTGATGCTGATGCCGGCGCCAACGAGACGCTGACTACTGCCGTCCTCGGTAACGATGGATCCATCTCGTTCAGCGCCCTGCCGACTGGGAGTGGCCGGAGCACTCTCCCATTGGGGATTCCGCCAGACTCGTGCGACGTGCCCGCGAGCTGCGGACCGTACTCCATCTGCATCAACGGGACAGGGTGCCATTGCTCTTCGGCCCTGAGCTCCTTTCCAAACTGCAACCTGTAGGAATTGTGG CCACATAAAAATCCAACTGAGTTTCAGCTAGCTCAACTCGACAGTGGAGTTGGGTACATCGGCACAAGCTTCGCCTCGCCTGACGTGGCCAAGACCAACATCACAGGATGCAAGGACACCTGCATGGCCAATTGTTCGTGCGTTGCGATGTTCTTCAACCAAACTTCAGGTGACTGCTTCCTCTTTGATCAGATTGGTAGCTTGCAGAAGAAAGCTGGGGACAGAACTGTTCTTACAACTTTTGTCAAGATACCTAACCATGTCTCAGGGCAAGGTGGGAGGCACACCGTTATTATTGTTGCCACTGTAGTCGGACCTTTGGCATTCATAGGGGTGCTTATTTATGTTGGTCTCTACATATATCGATGGACATCAACACAAGATCAAGAGGAAGGTTATGGGTATCTCCACACGATGGCTGGAGCGCCGACACGATTCACTTACAAGGAGCTCCAAGCTGCAACGAACAACTTCTCCGACAAGCTTGGCGAGGGAGGATTTGGATCAGTGTACCTCGGAACGCTCCCAGATGGGAGCCACATCGCTGTGAAGCAGCTGGAAGGTGTTGGCCAAGGGGAGAAAGAGTTCCGGTCTGAGGTGACAATAATTGGTAGCATCCACCACATACATCTAGTTAAACTCCGAGGTTTTTGTACCGAGGGGGTGCACAGGCTCGTTGCTTATGAGTACATGGCAAACGGATCTCTGCATAGGTGGATTTTTGCTAGTGAAGAAGATGATGCTCCAGTTCTGGACTGGGATACGAGGTTCTACATCGCGCTTGGAACAGCAAAAGGTTTGGCATATCTTCATCAGGATTGTGAGTCAAAGATCATACACTGCGACATCAAGCCTGAGAATGTTCTACTCAATGATAACTTCACTGCAAAGGTATCGGACTTCGGCCTTGCCAAACTGATGAGCAGAGAGCAAAGCGAGGCCTTCACAACACTGAGGGGCACACGGGGCTACCTTGCACCCGAGTGGATCACCAACTGTGCGGTCTCGGATAAGAGCGATGTGTATAGTTATGGGATGGTCCTGCTTGAGATAATTAGCGGGCGGAGGAGCTTCAATCGTGTGGAGGTCTCAGAGAAAGCCCATTTCCCACCCTTCGCCTTCAAGAAGATGGAGGAAGGTGATATTTGCACTATCTTCGATGCCAAGCTCAAGTATGATAGAGATGATGATCGAATGGATAGAGCGATCAAGGTTGCTCTATGGTGCATCCAGGAAGATTTCCACCAGAGACCTTCCATGTCAAAAGTTGTCCAGATGCTTGAAGGTGTATGTGATGTGCCTCGTCCACCGACATGCTCACAAACTGGATCCATGTTCCATGTGACTGGTCACAAATCAAGTGGTGCAATACCTTCAGCTGTGCAGCTCTCTGAAGCTAGATGA